The sequence GTTAACAAccccaaaatgaaaatattcaataattaaaattgttcagaacaatatttaccatgaaaccacattttttattttccaaaatcattttttttagatttctctctttaaaaatgCACTCTCTCTTAACCAAActacacctaaatgacctcaaaacaaaaaatttcaagaattaaagttccttagaagaTCACTAAcgatttggattttttatttttaggccgtcaacggtcgttttgaggtgttgagtggccaccgatgttaaaaaaatataaagtttagtggtcatactgttaagaattgaagttcaatggccataatattaaatgagtaaagttcagtgacaataatattaaatgggtaaagttcagtggccatggactGATATAGAGAAAAGGATGTGAGATGTAAACCTCAATGTAATCCTAGGTCGTTTTGAGAGGATCGGTTGTGATCATTTTAAATGTTTGAGGACAAAACTGTCAAAAGCCATTTTGCAATTGAAATTTGGATCAATTGAGCTGTTCTCTTTTAATTATATAGAATAATGTGCATGGagaaatttctttttttataaggttggactaaatttataaGATGCAGAATACGATAATTCTTTACCCCATCAATCTCCTTACAGTCAACCCTGACTGTAGGATAAATATTCATACTTTTACCGCCAAAGATGAAAGCGGAATATGATGATCTGCTCAAGCATTTGCTTATTGGGACAAGGACCGGACTCCACAAACCATCATAGATGCCGAATGGGAATGCTAATCATAATATAATTGTTACAACCATACTTATAAACTTCAGAAATGTATCTGATTAATTAAAATCTCAAAAACAGACCAAATCAAACTTAACTCAAGTCATCGAACAAAAACGAAATTCAAAGCGAAGTCTAGAAAAGAAAACAAGCAGGCAGAGAAGGATCTGGAACCTATTTATTCTCTGTTGTGAATTCTCAAGCCTTAACACGTCCATAGAACTTGTCCTTCTCCTGTGTTGTCTGGAACCTACCATGCCCGAATTTAGAGGATGTGTCAATAAACTTGATCTTGATTTCCTCCAAAGCACTTCTTGAAGTCTGATTCAACAGTGATTGTCTCAATGTCACAACACGCTTCTTTGGTCCGACACAGCATCCTTTTATCATCAGGTAATCCTCCTTCACCACTCCATAATGGGGGAATCCGCCGATAGGTGTGATCTCCTTTTGAGTCCTGCAATTTATAACAAGTATCAGCATCTTCAAAAGCCAATTTGAACAACTTAAATGAGAGAGATAATATGGTAAAAGCTACACTTACTGGTCATAATCAGTAATTGCAGAGTGAGACTCATTGCCGGACTTCCCGAGTTTGTAGATTTTCTTGTTCATCTCAGTACGGTGATGATAACCGTTCTGCCCAGCTCTTGCAACAGTATACGAAACCCTAGCTGGATGCCATGATCCGATACAGGCTACCTTTCGAAGACCACGATGAGTCTTGCGGGGTAGGCGAGTCACACCCCAACGAGTAACAACTCCCTCATAACCCTTTCCTTTGGTTACTCCAATAATGTCGATCATCTCATCCTTTTGGAAAACAGCATCGATAGGAATCTGCTTCTCGAAGAAACTGTAGGCGAAGTCAACCTTCTTGGCGATATCACCACCATTCACCTGAATTTCCATCAGATGTGCTTTCTTCTGCTTCAGTCCTTTCATCTTCCTAATCTGCACGAACCAAAAATTAGAACTCAACCATGAAACATCAATATAAACATCTAAAGATGTGCAAAATGAAGATGAAAGTACCTGTGTGTGTGCCAACACACGGATGACAGTGCAGTACTTCTTCATTTTGTTAAGTTGAGATTCCATATCCTTTTTCCCATCCTCGGATTCAAACCTCTTCGAGTATTTGCTGAATGCCTTCTTCTTGGACTTGCACCAATTCTTGTAAAACCTCCTCTTAACCTCCTCGCTCAAGTGCTGAGCCCAGACAGTGTTCAATGAGCGAAGACCAGAAGGTGTTCTCACATAACCCACAACTCCAACAACAATCATGGGTGGAGTTTCAATGATAGTAACAGCTTCACATGCTTCTTTCTTGTGGAGTTCTGAAGGAGAAGGgttcaaaaaccaaaaaactCGTAAGCACATTACAAAGGACAGTACTCTGAAACATTTAAATCAAATGAGAAGAAAATAAAGCTTGTAATACAATATGATTCACAGTTTGCAGCAAAAAACTTGCTAATATACACATTCTATTTAGGAAAGCACCAAACATAAACAAGTAAGACTCACTTGACCCTGGCTTTTCGACATCTCTGACAATGTGAGTCATCCCAGCTTTGTACCCCATAAAAGCAGTTAGTCTGCATGGTTTTGTTGGATCATCTTTGGGAAATGCCTTCACTGTAAACATCGCCAAAGAGAGTTAAATTAAGGAACCATGGGTAATGTGAACAAACATGAGAAACACCATGATTATGAATGTAATAGAtcataaaaaatacaattcaaGTTCAAAAATCATTTAGGCAATAtactaaataattaatctaacAAGCAAATGTCAAATTGCATCTATTCTTAATTCTCAAATACACATCCCCGCTTAATAAATTGCACAGGTTAACACAAAATAGATGAATATTTCGCTCTTACGTGACACTAATGTAGTTCATTAGAAAAATGAATGACTTGTTTCTTCAAGCAAAAAGAATAAAACATCTACCTGAGTGTTAAATACATACTCATAACCTAGAATAACAATAAAATGCACAATCCCAAAGAAAATCAGAAGGTTCATACTTCATATTACAACAAGATAAAGCGATTGAAATTGCCAGTAACTctgaaattataattaattcatACACAAGTAGACACAAACGATGTGACATCAAGGTTATGTGGCACTAACGTAGGTTATTAGAAAAATGAATGACTTGTTTCTTCAAGCAAAAGAACAAAACATCCACCTGATTGTTAAATATACTCATAACCTAGAAGAACAATAAAATGCACACCTCGAAGAAAACCAGAAGGTTCATACTTCGAAATTACACCAAGATAAATTGATTGAAATATCTAGTAACActgaaattataattaatttatgaatTAAGGGACAAAATGGCCCCTGAAATTGGCCGATAGAGTCAGTTTATTCCAAATCGAAGTTCAGATATCAACTAAGTCCCAAAGTTGGCAAAATTCGACAAATCAGCCCAAATTTGACGAACTTTTAGGTTTTAGCACGGATTGCTTTTGGGCTAATCTATCAATTTTGGCCAACTTTAGACTAAGTTGGTACCTCCCTACACTTCAATTTGAGCTAAAGTGATCATGCCCAGGCCAATTTGATCCTTAATTCGTTAATTTATAAACAAGCAGACACAAACAATGTGACATCAAGGTACAAATGAAAAGAATCTGGAGCAAAACAACTCTTCCAATCTCAAGAGGAATAAATGGTTAGAGCAAGTAACGATATCAGTCatgaatataaaaataactCCAAACACAATTAGAAAATGAGTTAACAACCTTTTCCTCGTTGGCGAGATGCCCTCTTCCTTGGAAGGAAACCCAAAGATCCATGTCGGGGGTGTTCAAACTTACGATGAGACATTGTTAGCCTCAGCTAAAGAACTGCAAAACTCAAGAGCTTAAAGAACAATATATTGAACATAATGTTATGTAAATTCCAATTATATACTTCGAGAAATTCAGAAATGCCTACGAAGAATTTCAAATCAACTAGTTATTAAGCTAGAAAATCAAAATATGACTTTTTAATAAATTCTATATCATCTAGAACTGAATAAAACAATCACTAATTCGATTAAAAACCATAAAATCATCCAGAAAACAGGACTATTTGAAATATAGAAAGTTCCATAGAAATGAAATAATTTAACTGTTAGACTAAACATTCCCTCATCAACAGTAAAGGTATGGTTTCCACGCCAGACCTGAgtaaatgaaatgaaatggttCCCAACCAAAGGCCTATGGCATCATAAGATGCCAATTCTCGGGCTCCGAGGTATTCCATACCAAATAACTTATTCAGTTATTTGGCGAAGAGAGCCCATTCTGAGACTCCAGCCTTGATTACTAACCAACAATCTTACAAAGGGAACACATTCCATATCAATATCAGGCCAAGAGCAGAATCAATACATCTACGGTTGCAAGACAATtataaaaagaagaaatttaAGAATTTAAATCCAATCTAATAGAAAAACTGAATCAATAATTCTTAATTAAACTAGTTAAACTATTTTAAAACAAGTTCTGTACCTAATTAATATGAACTAAGTAATGCCAATGGAAACTTCCATGTAGAGCCATAGACAAGACACCCACTAAAGCAACAAATCTTGTCCATTGACATTCATAATATTTAGCTTTTAAGCCATTGATCAAATTAACTAGTCTTTAGGTTTTCTCTTTTCAGAAAATTACATTTTGCTTCATTTAGCACCATGATAAAGAATTCCAAACATCAGATATTAATGCTTTACTTACACACACTAAATGTAACCTAGCGGGCATTATCTCCTTTATTTGCtgaattgtgtttttttcaCTATTTTTCTAAAAGCTACAGCAATTACAATATTTGTTtgttaaatttttgtttttaattgttTTACTAAAATCTACAACCATTAAAACCTTAACTGGGTTATTTTCTAATAAGATTTTCTCAAAACATTAGCAAGAAACGATCTATATATAGTGATGCTTTAACAGGTACTTCAATCCTATAGATTGAGCTACCAAATCGGTGCAACCCTTAGACATCCATGATCAATTTAAGGCAGTTTGAAATGACTAACAACAGCATCAATTGACTCATGATGTATGAGTTTTGTCCAGAAATACAACACAAAAAATAAAGTGTTGTTAAACTAATTTGACAGAAGGAGAAAACAATTACCCAAAGGGTGCTCCTCCTAAATCCAATGATATAGAACAAAGACGAAgcattagttaaaaaaaaaaaactatttaaatatacataaataccaggaaaaaaaacaataatctAATCTTCCTAAACAAAACCGAAACATAAATCTACAGAATCCAGATCCATTACTTCAAGACACCCCAGGAATTATGAGAAACAAGCCAACGAGCTGTTGCAGCAGCATTATTTCATATGCCCGACAACAACTGAGTGAGTGAGAGCGAAAGAGACATACCAGCGAAAGATGAACAGCGGCGCCGGCTagtgagtgagagggagaagcaGCCGTcgagatgaagaagatgagcagGAGCAGGGGATGAAGAAGATACGATAGggttttatatttatattggaAGAAAGGTCATTTTTAACCTAGAATAGaattttggataaataatttattagtcccctagtttttacctaacatactatttagtccctttattttgaaaaacacattttaaaatctctatcttttatcaatattaaccttgtagtccttttatctattttttttagatttttaaccgaacatatcttaccTTTTAGACAACCgcagtacaatacaagttgatcatgttactctgttattatatatatatatatatatatatatatgtttatgctaaaatataatgATTACAAGTCTACAAAAACTAGATAAAAGGATCAAAttgttaatattggcaaaaacTATGAACCTTATAATAGTTTACCTTTATGTGCACctctaattcttcttcttcggtaacATATGtcaaattgatactttttttgGACTTTGTTCTACAATTCTTTTGTATGTGCCTAAACTCTTTGCACTTGTAATACTGATGCTTTCCTTTATGCTAGCAATCGTCTTCATGGTGGCCGAGcttattgcaaataccacatTTAGATAAAACTTTTCCTTTCGAAGATGAGCCTTTTCTTATATAAGCACCCTCGACAAATGGTATCAGACCATTAAGGATCTTGAGGGACTTGTCAGTGTTGAAGAGGCTccaaaaatggcaaacaacgcATCAATTCTTTCTCCTCTAATCTTTATCTCCTTTTAAGTTGCTTGTGAGCCTAATATAATAGGTATATGATGTACGATTTTTATTAGACAATATGTTGATCAGATAATAGTTTTATTCAAATActtttcttcttcaattttcTAGTCTAAAAAACCAACAAATGGTATCAGTGTATTAAAGATCTTAAAAGACTTGTGAATATTGGAGAGGCACCAGGGGAACTCGAAAACCGTACTCGAACTACGCTTCGTAGAGTATAAAAGCATTATCCTCTATCATGTTGTTTGCTCAAATGTTGGGACCGGACACTTGTAGTTTGTAGGCTCCCCCAATTCCATATAGTGGCTCTCAATGTCGAATCTTCTAGGCTAAATATGCTAGCAACtttataaataggatggagtttTCGAACGTTAACAATGGTCAAACTTGGCACCTAAAGCGCCCCAATGGTTCTCCTCATACCACCatagttttctattttctttctcATACAACGTACTCAGATCGATATTAGCATCATTAAAGGCTCGGTGACAAAAAGAAATATTTCGTGTACTTTTAGTAGAGAAAAAGATTCTTGTGTACTGTGTAACTTTAAGTTTCTTTGGGTTTTCAATGGAAGAGCTTTTATCCTCTTCAATATAATTGTTGGACCAGAAAATGTTTAGAGAAGAAAAAAGTCAAATTTAAAATCTTTAAGAGCTTTTATCCAAAGTAGAAAGTCAAATTTAAAATCTTTAAAAGCAAAAGCTCGGTGAATTTATATAAAAGCAATTGAAAGAAGTAAATGCTAGAAGAAGAGTTTGTGAAACAAAAGACAACAAGCAAGACAGTAGAAGAGTATGGGTTGGTACTTGTTTTAATAAGTCCTAGTTTTAACATATCATGAACTTGTTTTTCTATTTCAGCTTTTTAAAAATTACAGCATTTCCTACCGTTAATGAGGATAGGGAGGTAGTCATGGAGCCTGTTGGAGTCTTGGACACACGTTGGAGTAAGAAATGGTCTAATGTTATTGAAGAATGTCTGATCAAGTGGCAACACTTGCTTGTAGAGGACACTATTTGGGAAAAACCCAGCGATATAAGAACGTGTTTTCCTAATTTTAACCTTGTGGACAAGGTTACAGACGATGGGAGGGGTAATGTTGAACCAAGAAGATCACATAGGAAACATGTGCAGAATAGTCGCTATTTGGACGGAGTGGAAAAAGGATTTGATGAAGTCAATTGAAGTGGTGGAGTTGTAATTTGCTATATCTTTTAGTTGCTAAATTTAAGGaagtaaattaataaaagactTAGTCATTAGTCTTTAGTGGAATTCCAGTAGTGGCGTGATTTTAGGCTATTTATCTGGAaaagttgtttttttattttatatttaaatccCTGGGTATTATGAGAAGGATTATTgaattatcaaataataataaaaaaactcattttcttCTTGCGGCGTGTTCTTACCCCAAATAGAACTCGCCTTCAAAAAAAACTTCTCTTGATTGGGACCTAACACTTAGATATAGTAGAGTTCGTTCCCAAATTAGATTATGCTTTATACCTAAGTTCTGTTGAATATGAAAAGGTGCAGATCTATATAGTTTTTCATGATTATGAAAAACCATCAGTTTTTTCGACATCAATTGTTGCAAAATCCTCGATTAACAAAGTTAAATCTTAAGATAAGTATAAAATATATAAGCTTTATCTTCCTTTATTTTACCTCTAGCGTTCTCCTGCGACGATTTTTTTTCTGGAAACCCTGGTTTGCATGATCGATCCCCCAACCCCACCGCCGCCGGCAGCTGCCGATGGCCCCGAGCAGATGGATACTTATGACCGCCTCTCTTATCACGATTCCGTCCTGGGCTCTGAGAAAGCTTCTCCGTTTCGCACTACCCGTGACCTTCAAGCTGCGGGTTTAGTATCCGTAATCCAGGATAACCCATTGAAACCAAAGTTTGTGGTTGCACCCCAACTGCTCGATGATTGGTCTCAGAAGTGGAAAGATGCATTGATTGTGAAAGTTCTAGGCAAAAACGTTGGGTATATAGGCTTACAGAAGCGAGTTCTTGAATTATGGAATCTTAAAGGGGGAGTGAACATGATGGATGTTGGTAATGGTTTCCACCTTGTTCGGTTCGATGATATGGCTGACAGGGAATGTGTTGTTTGTGATGGCCCATGGACAGTTCAGGGACACTATCTAACAGTTCGGCAGTGGTCACCAGATTTTGTGGCAGCCTCTGCTACCATTGGCTCTACTTTCGTATGGGTTCGATTTCCAGATTTACCTGTCCAGATGTATGATGAGGATTTTATCATGACTATTGCCAATGTCATTGGTAAGGCTGTGTGGATCGATAAAACACCCTTAAGACTGCACGCGACCGCTTCACAAGAGTGTGCGTTGAGATTGACTTGATAAAGCCCCTAGTTGCTGAATTTGAGGTCAACGATGTATCTTATCGAATTGAGTACGAGGGACTCCATATAGCGTGTACCAAGTGTGGCAGGTATGGCCATTACAGGGAGGCTTGTGTGGCTCCAGCGATTCTAGCAAAGGTTCAGACCGAGGCACAGGCTCCACAGAATATGGCAATGGATAATAATAGCGCTCCTTCAGCTGATAATCCTGAGAATCAGATAGAACAGCAAGACGCAGCAGAATACGGGCCTTGGATGATGGTTCCTCGACGGAAGTATTCCCCGTGAAAAATTAAGCAACCTGATGTCGTTACTACAGGGCCAACCTTTGAAAAATCCTCTGCTCATACCGCCAGCGGATCAGGAACTGCTTCGCATGCTCTGGTTAGTGCGGACTCTCCATCGATTCAGGTGATGATTTCTAAAAACAGCCGTCGAGCGCAGGGCGAAGTTCAGCTCCTTAGAAAGCCTCTGAGTGAAGTTCTCCTTCAAAATGGGTTCTCGGCCCTTCAGAACAAATTGGGGGAGCAGCCAAGTATAGAAAGGTCAGATATGGTCTTGCCGGGTCGGTCTAAACGAAGCCGTGCAGATAATTCTAAGGAGAATCTCCATCCTCGCTAGGGGACTAACAAAGATGATTTTGTGTTTAAATCCCGTCAGGGGAGTGCAATTGGCTCTTCCGTGGGAGTGCATGATCAGAATCGAATAAATAGTGGGCCTACCTCTGATTGGCTCTTGCCGGGATTTCAAATTGGGGTCCTTGTCTTGTTCCTCTTATCTCTTTGCTTATGGAAGTTATATCTTGGAACTGTTGTGGTGCGGGTAGCACCGAATTTCTTCGCTCTCTTAGGCATATGGTGAAAGTCCAAAAGCTTGATATTCTGGTCCTGATTGAACCTCGCCTCCCGGGGACGCGTGCTAAGGAGCTCAGCCATAGTCTTTCCTTCTCAGTTGTGGAAATTGTTGAAACTGAAGGGTTCACCGGTGGAATTTGGGTTTTCTGGTTAGCTCACAACATTACCTTAGATGTCTGCTCCTGATCCCCAATTATTACACACTAAAGTTCTTCTTATTGATGGTCTGCGGGCTGGTAGTAGCTTTTACCTGACCTTTGTTTATGTTAGACCGCAGCTTCATTTTAAACGACAGTTTATGGCGAAGATGCTCTCTTTGAAAACTCAGATCACTGAACCGTGGCTCATTATTGGCAACTTTAATTGTATTAAATCTCTAGAGGAAAAGCAAGGGGGTAATCTCAGTATTTTGAACCGTTGTTCGCTTTTTGCCACGTGGATTGCTATTATGGGCTTTGTTGATCTTGGGTTTCAAGGCCCTATTTTTACCTGGTATAGAGGGATCACTGCTCGGACTCGGGTGGCATGTCGTCTTGATAGAGCTCTGTGCAGCACCAATTGAAGAGTGGCCTTTCCGGAAGCCTTTGTTAGGCATCTTCCTCGAAATAAATCTGATCATGTTCCCATTTGTTTATCTCTTTTTGGTACTGTACCCCTGCGAACCGCGCGGCCTTTGGTTTCAAGCTGCTTGGCTTAATCATCCTAATTTCCAAGAGTTCATGGCTGATAATTGGCAGCCCTCCTTATGCATTCGAGATAGTCTCTCTCTTCTTGAGCCTCGATTAAGGGATTGGAACACTTCTGTTTTTTGGAATATCCATTATAGAAAGCAGAAAGTTCTCCATCGGCTGGCTAGTACTCAGCTCGCGCTGGCTTTCCGAGTCACGAATGGGCTGATCCGGCTTGAAAGAAAGCTCCAAACTGAACTTGATGAGATACTTGGTCAAGAGGAGATTTTTTGGATGCAAAAATCGAGTGTCAGTTGGCTTCAACATGGGGACTGCAATACCCAATTACCTTTATTTGTCGGAGGCGGAACAGAGTTGAGGGAATTCGCGATGCTGGGGGAATCTGGTGTTGGGATGTGGATCAGATTCGGGGTCTTGTCAGAGATTTCTTTGATCACTTATACTGTGAAACTAATTCGAACAGGCCCAAACTATAGACGGTTCATGTTTTCCCACGTCTTGAGGATAGCGCAATCTATGGGTTGGTCCGTCAGTTTACCCTGAGCGAAGTCAAATCTGTTCTTTTTCAGATGGGGCCGCTCAAAGCTCTAGGACCCGATGGCTTTCAAGCACTCTTCTTTCAGCACCAGTGGTCGACTATCGGAACCGAATTATGTAAGTATGTGATCGATATTCTCCATTCTGACACCATGGATCCGGGTGTTAATTCCACGTTCATTACAGTTATCCCCAGAGTTAGTTCCCCAGAATACTTACATCAATTTCATCTGATTAGTCTTTGTAATACCATCTACAAGCTGGTTACAaaattgatgacttgtggagaatttctgattagcttccgtccctgtgggggcgtcgttgggttcgacggggggaagctccgatgccaaagtcagtatagaggaACAAgaaagcaaactgaattgacaaagggtaagtgtaagtgtaccttgatagctcgagatacaagctatatatagtcatgaagttgtaacctttagtaactagaaagtctccattaatgctccattaatggcggttactggtttcctttaagcatgtccgttagctcattaatagctCGTTAATGGCTTTTATGAAGGAATTGGCTCAGCTGTTTCAACTGGCGGATCAAGGGATTATGGCGGATCTCTACATAAGTTTGCCTACGGATCTCATATGGCGTAGTCTCGTTTGATCCGCCCATCAGATCTCTTCGTTTGATTCGCCTTAGCGTTCCGACATCAAGCGATCAATACACGGCCGTTTTGGGggtaaatatctcttttgacgctttggataatatcccaataatatcagaagcccccctaaagttcttttaaagtcctttagggcttttgagcttcttcgcgcgccgtcatgatgacTGGCATTAATGGTCACTCTGTTTGATGCCAATCAATGGGTGACACGTGTCATGGATGCGCCGCTcgaggaaagagaaaacgtcttcttccttcctctctttctctttcttcttcatttgtgCTTCTCTTCCATTTTTCTTTACGCTTCTTTGCCCAGAGTTTTCCCGGAGTTTCAGAATCCTCCAAGCTTTAACTTTCATGTAAGTGGAtctttttcattctattttttctgaatgtttaggaactcttcttcatcctccgaaTCGACCttcgaactttttaatttgacctcttCCTCTGAAATCGCAATTAGCTGGACTACTTCTTCGTCGGAAAATTCTTATTCCTCCGAAGATACGGTTAGCTctgatttagctgagttgcgtaactcggCCCGTAATAGTGTTCGAACTCATTCAGGTAGAATTCAAAACCTTTCCGTCCCCGTTACTGGTACTGCTCCGGCAATAGATTTTAGGCGATTTTCCGGGATGGAAGCCTCTTCTTCTGCCCGTCTAGGAAAAAGGCACCTCGTGCGGAGTCTACTCTgtctcgtatgagcgccgcggatctagcggatctggcgaATCACTTTCCGTGGATAAATAACTACGAGACCCAATTGGCGGCTGCCCATCAACGACCTGCCTGTCCGCCAAGCGGATATCTGTCTCTATATAGTAGTCAtgtagaaagagggttccgacttcctcttccgaaGATGATGGCAGACATCCTTGCTTACTTTGATATCACTGTCAGCCaattacatccaaatggctggttagaccTGGCTTTAGATTGTTACTTAGCTTCAAACTTAGGGGTAGTGTGTACCCCTCGTGTCTTTCGATCTCTTCATAAACCGTCAaagcgaaagtctgagtctttcctcACTTTTGCAAAGTTTGGAACATATTCGCCGTTTAGCGACAAGATGTCCAACGTCCATCTttgggacgaaaaattcttctatgtaAAGATAACAGAGGGCGAGTCTTTAGGCTTTCCATCATTCtggaatgccaaacctctgCATATGGCGGGAGACATGCGCATATTGACAAatagtgatgaggtagtggcAGACCTCATGAAGGATGTCAAGGCAgatgcttggacatacgctgacgccttggacttcatgatgaatgacattcctttgattcgccgagaaggggacaagttcatttactcaaagTTTGCACAACTCGATCgaggtaactttgttttttctttgaaccttgattaccttattgttctctttgtcaggggtttatctaaggctagtcacgctcttgtagagatgcgcAAGAAACTGAAGGAGGATGAGGCTCGAAAGAAAGGGCAGGCAGCGGATCCTCAAAAAAGTGTAGGAAAACATCCTGCTGATACAACGGCTGATCCGCCtttgaagaagaggaagccTACAGCTTCCGGCGGACAAAAGTTTATGGCGGACGCCATGAAATCCGCAATGCCCTTGGTGGAGAAGGAACAGGTAAGCTGTTTTTACCATTTCTCTCTTCCACATTATGAATCTAAGTTATGACCTTCCCAtctttgtgcagatggcgaagcctgacctgggcgattactggtccgccaaatatgGTGACAGGGGATCTTTGAAGAATGATTCTGTTATTAATGACCTGGATGAAGCTCTTGGTCAGTTGGGCGAGGTGTAGAAGAGCCAGAACCAGATCTCAGGATTAGCCCATGTCCAAATGGGAAAAACGGAGCTTCTAATGGTAAGTTAGCTCTatcctttttgttattttttggaTGAATGAGTGATCCTCTTTGGGGAGAATTTCGCCTTTGTTCTTTCGTTT comes from Euphorbia lathyris chromosome 8, ddEupLath1.1, whole genome shotgun sequence and encodes:
- the LOC136202687 gene encoding large ribosomal subunit protein uL3y-like; translation: MSHRKFEHPRHGSLGFLPRKRASRQRGKVKAFPKDDPTKPCRLTAFMGYKAGMTHIVRDVEKPGSKLHKKEACEAVTIIETPPMIVVGVVGYVRTPSGLRSLNTVWAQHLSEEVKRRFYKNWCKSKKKAFSKYSKRFESEDGKKDMESQLNKMKKYCTVIRVLAHTQIRKMKGLKQKKAHLMEIQVNGGDIAKKVDFAYSFFEKQIPIDAVFQKDEMIDIIGVTKGKGYEGVVTRWGVTRLPRKTHRGLRKVACIGSWHPARVSYTVARAGQNGYHHRTEMNKKIYKLGKSGNESHSAITDYDQTQKEITPIGGFPHYGVVKEDYLMIKGCCVGPKKRVVTLRQSLLNQTSRSALEEIKIKFIDTSSKFGHGRFQTTQEKDKFYGRVKA